The Streptomyces kanamyceticus genome window below encodes:
- a CDS encoding helix-turn-helix transcriptional regulator — protein sequence MTESTGSAPTTVATTGTELGRYLRARRARVTPAEAGLPAGTGLRRTPGLRREELATLSGVSVDYYTRLERGRETNPSAAVIDALARALRLTGDAHDRLHDLAELASGRLTEPHPTTDQTVRASTLRMLEALSPLPAYVVSRHSYMLAANAPGRALMPGLWDWPPEQRNVTRYVFLHPVGRELYQPWEETVAQSVAHLRAVGGADTDSPELTVLVGELLLKSPDFARLWERYDVRERGGGSKSFAHPKVGAMTLTYEVMQLARTGGQRMVVYQAPEGTPDEAAMLRLSPQG from the coding sequence ATGACCGAAAGCACAGGGAGCGCGCCCACCACGGTGGCGACCACCGGCACGGAACTGGGCAGGTACCTCCGCGCCCGCCGCGCCCGCGTCACCCCCGCCGAGGCGGGCCTGCCCGCGGGCACGGGCCTGCGCCGCACGCCCGGCCTGCGCCGCGAGGAACTCGCGACGCTCTCCGGGGTGAGCGTCGACTACTACACGCGCCTGGAGCGCGGCCGCGAGACGAACCCGTCGGCCGCCGTCATCGACGCGCTGGCCCGCGCCCTGCGCCTGACGGGCGACGCCCACGACCGCCTGCACGACCTGGCCGAGCTGGCCTCGGGCAGGCTCACGGAGCCGCATCCCACGACCGACCAGACGGTCCGCGCGTCCACCCTGAGGATGCTGGAGGCGCTGAGCCCGCTGCCCGCGTACGTGGTGAGCAGGCACAGCTACATGCTGGCCGCCAACGCCCCCGGCAGGGCCCTGATGCCCGGCCTGTGGGACTGGCCCCCCGAGCAGCGCAACGTCACCCGCTACGTCTTCCTGCACCCGGTGGGCCGGGAGCTCTACCAGCCGTGGGAGGAGACCGTCGCCCAGTCCGTGGCCCATCTGCGAGCGGTCGGCGGCGCCGACACGGACTCCCCCGAGCTGACCGTCCTGGTCGGTGAACTCCTGCTCAAGTCACCGGACTTCGCCCGTCTCTGGGAGCGGTACGACGTCCGCGAGCGCGGTGGCGGCAGCAAGTCGTTCGCCCACCCGAAGGTCGGCGCGATGACCCTGACGTACGAGGTGATGCAGCTGGCCAGGACGGGCGGCCAGCGCATGGTGGTCTACCAGGCGCCGGAGGGCACGCCCGACGAGGCGGCGATGCTGCGCCTGTCCCCGCAGGGGTAA
- a CDS encoding alpha/beta hydrolase translates to MRGACAFAGVTVLIVVGAGVPGLFPAAAADADGGRPDLSRYYTQKIKWSACKGATGDVAEASGHAKDVRCGKVTVPLDYGRPSKGTVDLAMIKLRSSASGEPRGSLLLNFGGPGGPGVSALAGSQKEFGYLGKGYDVVSFDPRGVGESAPVSCGDAADATDATDDTGTGEGGQDDPGALLAELREVAAECAAKSGPVLPYIGTVNVSRDMDVMRQALGDKKLNYLGFSYGTRLGAVYAAQFPKKVGRMVLDGVDTLTEPVAEQSLATAEGRQTALDNFLAWCTGNAGCVFGTDARAARQGMVQLIKDMDAMPLQAADGGEFTGQDVVAVLSQALYSRQAWPALSQALGGLLADGDPRALIRMSGGLGNGPVGMSWRAGGVPAEDVSAGDVPADNMTAALMAVNCADDPDRPDAARIEKEIGTLQEEFDEASPVFGKSMLMPVLLCFGRPAGTDYIRADVRDVKTPKMLLVGTRGDPATPYRWTEETAKRLGSQAVVLDNKGDGHTGYLGSTCVRDKVDGFLLYGETPMAGTCAAE, encoded by the coding sequence GTGCGCGGAGCCTGTGCTTTCGCCGGCGTCACCGTGCTGATCGTCGTGGGAGCGGGCGTGCCGGGGCTCTTCCCGGCCGCCGCGGCCGACGCGGACGGCGGGCGGCCCGATCTGTCGCGCTACTACACGCAGAAGATCAAGTGGTCCGCCTGCAAGGGCGCGACCGGGGACGTCGCGGAGGCCTCCGGCCACGCCAAGGACGTCCGGTGCGGGAAGGTGACCGTGCCGCTCGACTACGGGCGGCCGTCGAAGGGCACCGTCGACCTCGCGATGATCAAGCTGCGGTCGAGCGCGAGCGGCGAGCCGCGCGGCTCCCTGCTCCTGAACTTCGGCGGCCCCGGCGGTCCCGGTGTCTCCGCGCTCGCCGGTTCGCAGAAGGAGTTCGGATACCTCGGCAAGGGGTACGACGTGGTCTCCTTCGATCCGCGCGGGGTCGGCGAGAGCGCCCCCGTCAGCTGCGGCGACGCCGCGGACGCCACGGACGCCACGGACGACACCGGGACCGGCGAGGGGGGACAGGACGACCCGGGCGCCCTGCTCGCCGAGTTGCGCGAGGTCGCCGCGGAGTGCGCGGCCAAGTCAGGTCCCGTCCTGCCGTACATCGGGACGGTCAACGTCTCCCGCGACATGGACGTCATGCGCCAGGCGCTCGGCGACAAGAAGCTCAACTACCTCGGTTTCTCGTACGGGACGCGGCTCGGCGCCGTCTACGCGGCGCAGTTCCCCAAGAAGGTCGGGCGGATGGTGCTCGACGGAGTGGACACGCTGACCGAGCCGGTCGCCGAACAGTCCCTGGCCACCGCCGAGGGCAGGCAGACCGCCCTCGACAACTTCCTCGCCTGGTGCACGGGCAACGCGGGCTGTGTCTTCGGCACGGACGCGCGGGCCGCCCGGCAGGGCATGGTCCAGCTCATCAAGGACATGGACGCGATGCCCCTCCAGGCCGCGGACGGCGGGGAGTTCACCGGGCAGGACGTCGTCGCCGTGCTCAGCCAGGCGCTGTACAGCAGGCAGGCGTGGCCCGCGCTCTCGCAGGCGCTCGGCGGGCTCCTCGCGGACGGGGACCCGCGCGCGCTGATCCGGATGAGCGGTGGTCTCGGCAACGGGCCGGTCGGCATGTCCTGGCGTGCCGGGGGCGTGCCCGCCGAGGACGTGTCCGCCGGGGACGTGCCCGCCGACAACATGACCGCCGCGCTCATGGCCGTGAACTGCGCCGACGACCCCGACCGGCCCGACGCCGCCCGTATCGAGAAGGAGATCGGCACGCTCCAGGAGGAGTTCGACGAGGCGTCGCCGGTCTTCGGCAAGTCGATGCTGATGCCGGTGCTGCTCTGCTTCGGGCGCCCGGCGGGCACCGACTACATCCGTGCGGACGTACGGGACGTGAAGACGCCCAAGATGCTGCTCGTCGGCACGCGCGGCGACCCGGCCACCCCCTACCGGTGGACGGAGGAGACCGCGAAGCGCCTCGGTTCGCAGGCCGTCGTCCTGGACAACAAGGGGGACGGGCACACCGGTTACCTGGGCTCCACGTGCGTGCGGGACAAGGTCGACGGGTTCCTGCTGTACGGGGAGACGCCTATGGCGGGGACTTGTGCGGCGGAGTGA
- a CDS encoding acetyl-CoA C-acetyltransferase: MSLPSVRRVAVIGGSRIPFARSDGPYATASNQDMLTAAVDGLVARHALREEGSVGELVAGAVLKHSRDFNLAREVVLGSTLDARTPAYDIQQACGTGLQAVMAVANKVMLGQLESGIAGGADTASDAPLGVNDELRRILLATRRATSLGGRLRALGRIRPRHVVPDVPRNAEPRTGLSMGEHAAVTARAWDIAREAQDELAAASHQRLAAAYERGFFQDLVVPFRGLARDQNLRPASTVEKLARLQPVFGLDGPNPTMTAGNSTPLTDGAAVALLASEEWAARRGVEPLAYLTACETAAVDFVRGDVAGGGDGLLMAPAHAVPRMLERAGLGLGDFDFVEVHEAFASQVLATLAAWEKRGIGTVPRERLNVAGSSLATGHPFAATGARIVATLARLLAERGRPGRGLISVCAAGGQGVTAILERD, translated from the coding sequence ATGAGCCTTCCTTCCGTACGACGCGTGGCCGTCATCGGCGGCAGCCGCATCCCCTTCGCGCGCTCCGACGGTCCGTACGCGACCGCGTCGAACCAGGACATGCTCACCGCGGCCGTCGACGGTCTCGTGGCGCGCCACGCCCTGCGAGAAGAGGGATCCGTGGGGGAATTGGTTGCCGGGGCGGTGCTCAAGCACAGCAGGGACTTCAACCTCGCGAGGGAGGTCGTCCTCGGGTCGACGCTCGATGCCCGGACGCCCGCGTACGACATCCAGCAGGCGTGCGGGACCGGCCTCCAGGCCGTCATGGCCGTCGCCAACAAGGTCATGCTCGGGCAGCTCGAGTCCGGCATCGCGGGCGGCGCCGACACCGCGAGCGACGCGCCGCTCGGCGTCAACGACGAGCTGCGCCGGATCCTGCTCGCGACCCGGCGCGCCACCTCCCTCGGCGGGCGGCTGCGCGCGCTCGGCCGGATACGGCCCCGGCACGTCGTGCCGGACGTCCCGCGCAACGCCGAGCCGCGCACCGGGCTCTCCATGGGCGAGCACGCCGCCGTGACCGCGCGGGCGTGGGACATCGCGCGCGAGGCGCAGGACGAGCTGGCCGCCGCCAGTCACCAGCGGCTCGCCGCCGCGTACGAGCGGGGGTTCTTCCAGGACCTCGTCGTACCGTTCCGTGGCCTTGCCAGGGACCAGAACCTGCGGCCCGCCTCCACGGTGGAGAAACTCGCCCGGCTTCAGCCGGTGTTCGGTCTCGACGGGCCCAACCCGACGATGACGGCGGGCAATTCGACGCCGCTGACCGACGGGGCCGCCGTGGCGCTGCTCGCCAGCGAGGAGTGGGCCGCGCGGCGCGGCGTCGAACCGCTCGCGTATCTCACCGCGTGCGAGACGGCCGCCGTGGACTTCGTGCGCGGCGACGTCGCGGGCGGCGGCGACGGGCTCCTGATGGCGCCCGCCCACGCGGTGCCCCGGATGCTGGAGCGGGCCGGGCTCGGGCTCGGCGACTTCGACTTCGTGGAGGTGCACGAGGCGTTCGCCTCGCAGGTCCTCGCGACGCTCGCCGCGTGGGAGAAGCGGGGCATCGGCACCGTACCCAGGGAGCGGCTCAACGTCGCCGGGTCCTCGCTCGCCACCGGGCATCCCTTCGCCGCCACCGGGGCGCGCATCGTCGCGACGCTCGCCCGGCTGCTCGCGGAGCGGGGGCGGCCGGGGCGCGGTCTCATCTCCGTCTGCGCGGCGGGCGGGCAGGGCGTCACCGCGATCCTGGAGCGGGACTGA
- the cynR gene encoding transcriptional regulator CynR, whose protein sequence is MAPELRHLRYLLAVAEHASFTYAAEELRVSQPTLSQQIKQLERAVGAQLLDRTGRAVRLTDAGSAYAHYARRALQDLAAAERALSEVADLSRGTLRLATTPTFTAYLVGPLAARLHERHPGIALDVRERSQDDIESGLLADELDLGIAFDGPRPHRAGVTGTDLFTETLGLVVGDAHPHAGRTRPLPVRELADCPLALLSPGFATRDHIDAHFAGHRVQPRIAVQADSISALTEIVRRTPLATVLPDALTRDHPHLHPVPLSPALPPRTVTLLRRENAYETAAARAFAELARAWAH, encoded by the coding sequence ATGGCCCCGGAACTCCGTCATCTGCGCTATCTGCTCGCCGTCGCCGAACACGCCAGCTTCACGTACGCCGCCGAGGAGCTGCGCGTCTCGCAGCCGACCCTGTCGCAGCAGATCAAGCAGCTCGAACGGGCCGTCGGCGCGCAGCTGCTCGACCGCACGGGCCGCGCCGTCCGGCTCACCGACGCGGGGAGCGCCTACGCCCACTACGCCCGCCGCGCGCTGCAGGACCTGGCCGCCGCCGAGCGCGCCCTGAGCGAGGTCGCCGACCTCTCGCGCGGCACGCTCCGCCTGGCGACGACCCCGACGTTCACCGCCTATCTGGTCGGCCCGCTCGCCGCCCGGCTGCACGAACGGCATCCGGGGATCGCCCTCGACGTCAGGGAGAGGTCCCAGGACGACATCGAGAGCGGCCTGCTCGCCGACGAGCTCGACCTGGGCATCGCCTTCGACGGGCCGCGGCCGCACCGGGCGGGCGTCACCGGCACCGACCTGTTCACCGAGACGCTCGGCCTGGTCGTCGGCGACGCCCACCCGCACGCGGGCCGTACGCGCCCGCTGCCGGTCCGCGAACTCGCCGACTGCCCGCTCGCGCTGCTCAGCCCCGGGTTCGCCACCCGCGACCACATCGACGCGCACTTCGCCGGGCACCGCGTCCAGCCGCGCATCGCCGTCCAGGCGGACTCGATCAGCGCGCTGACGGAGATCGTCCGGCGCACCCCGCTCGCCACGGTGCTGCCCGACGCGCTGACCCGCGACCACCCGCACCTGCACCCCGTGCCGCTGTCCCCCGCGCTGCCGCCCCGCACGGTCACGCTGCTGCGCAGGGAGAACGCGTACGAGACGGCGGCGGCCCGCGCGTTCGCCGAACTGGCCCGCGCCTGGGCCCACTGA
- a CDS encoding MFS transporter encodes MSVVLDPPRVRSSLSAPSSPVALIAALLGFTVITIDVTAVNIALPDIRDSLHGGMAGLQWVVDAYTLMFAALMLSAGALADRAGARRAYAWGVGLFTVASLACALAPGIGSLIAARVAQGGAAAIVMPASLALIRQAYDDPRRRARAIALWTVGGSVAVAVGPVLGGVLTETAGWRAVFLLNLPVGALILALLTRTAASPRRPAPLDLVGQVTAVLALAGLAFAVIEGGHLGWTSAPVLAAFAVAVGAGFAFHAAEKRHRAPMVPLELLRRRPVTVALAVGFAVNAGFYGVTFLLGLYYQQLRGMSGVEAGLMFVPLAVLITATNLMSPRAAERFGRRPVIVVGQAVLALAMFALLPLGAETPLWLVLLLLVPTGLGGAFAVPALTAQLMDSVPGERAGTASGLLNSLRQTGGAMSVALFGALLAGGGSGFSLAGMHLGLLVVGLLLCVTTALAAWLLPRG; translated from the coding sequence ATGTCCGTCGTCCTTGATCCGCCCCGTGTCCGGTCCAGCCTCTCCGCCCCCTCCTCCCCCGTCGCCCTCATCGCCGCCCTGCTCGGGTTCACCGTCATCACCATCGACGTCACCGCCGTGAACATCGCGCTGCCCGACATCCGTGACTCCCTGCACGGTGGCATGGCCGGGCTGCAGTGGGTCGTCGACGCGTACACGTTGATGTTCGCGGCGCTGATGCTCTCCGCGGGGGCGCTCGCCGACCGGGCGGGGGCGCGGCGGGCGTACGCGTGGGGCGTGGGGCTCTTCACCGTCGCCTCGCTGGCCTGCGCCCTCGCGCCGGGCATCGGGTCGCTGATCGCGGCGCGCGTCGCGCAGGGCGGGGCCGCCGCGATCGTGATGCCCGCCTCGCTCGCGCTGATCCGGCAGGCGTACGACGACCCGCGCCGCAGGGCCCGCGCCATCGCCCTGTGGACGGTGGGCGGTTCGGTGGCCGTCGCGGTCGGGCCCGTGCTCGGCGGCGTCCTCACCGAGACCGCGGGGTGGCGTGCCGTCTTCCTGCTCAACCTGCCGGTGGGCGCGCTGATCCTGGCCCTCCTGACCCGTACCGCCGCCTCGCCCCGCAGGCCCGCGCCCCTGGACCTGGTGGGTCAGGTGACCGCCGTACTCGCCCTGGCGGGGCTCGCGTTCGCGGTCATCGAGGGCGGGCACCTGGGGTGGACGAGCGCGCCGGTGCTCGCCGCGTTCGCCGTCGCCGTCGGCGCCGGATTCGCCTTCCACGCCGCCGAGAAGCGGCACCGCGCGCCCATGGTGCCGCTGGAGCTGCTGCGCAGGCGGCCGGTCACCGTGGCCCTCGCGGTCGGCTTCGCCGTGAACGCCGGGTTCTACGGCGTGACCTTCCTCCTCGGCCTCTACTACCAGCAGTTGCGCGGCATGTCGGGCGTCGAGGCGGGCCTCATGTTCGTGCCGCTCGCCGTGCTCATCACCGCCACCAACCTGATGTCGCCGCGCGCCGCCGAGCGGTTCGGGCGGCGGCCCGTGATCGTCGTGGGGCAGGCCGTGCTCGCCCTCGCGATGTTCGCCCTGCTGCCGCTGGGCGCCGAGACGCCGCTCTGGCTCGTCCTGTTGCTCCTCGTGCCGACCGGACTCGGCGGTGCCTTCGCGGTCCCCGCGCTGACCGCGCAGCTCATGGACAGCGTGCCCGGCGAGCGCGCGGGTACGGCGTCGGGGCTGCTCAACTCCCTGCGCCAGACCGGCGGTGCGATGTCCGTCGCCCTGTTCGGCGCGCTCCTGGCGGGCGGCGGCTCCGGCTTCTCGCTCGCGGGCATGCACCTGGGGCTCCTCGTCGTCGGACTCCTCCTGTGCGTCACCACGGCCCTCGCGGCCTGGCTGCTGCCGCGCGGCTGA
- a CDS encoding IS110 family RNA-guided transposase codes for MIDISDIDVFLGLDVGKGEHHATAVTSAGKKALDKRLPNSEPKLREVFTKLQAKHGIVLVVVDQPASIGALPLAVARAVGCQVAYLPGLTMRRIADLYPGEAKTDARDAFIIADAARAMPHTLRSIELDDETVAELEMLVGFDDDLVAEANRLSNRLRGLFTQVHPHLERVLGPRMQHPAVLVLLERLGSPAQIRQTGRRKVTHLLRPKAPRMAARLTEDVFTALDEQTVVVPGTEAAALIVPSLARSLTAVLDQRRLLEKRLDELLETHPLSQVLTSMPGVGVRTAARLLIDVGDGTRFPSAAHLAAYAGLAPTTRSSGSSIRGEQQSRRGNKQLKRAFFLSAFAALSDPASRTYYDKKIKEGKHHTQALLCLARRRADVLFAMLRDGTFYQPPTPVAP; via the coding sequence GTGATCGACATCAGCGACATCGACGTCTTCCTCGGCCTGGACGTCGGCAAGGGCGAACACCACGCCACCGCTGTCACATCGGCCGGGAAGAAGGCCCTCGACAAACGCCTGCCCAACAGCGAACCCAAGCTCCGCGAGGTCTTCACGAAACTCCAGGCCAAGCACGGCATCGTGCTTGTGGTCGTCGACCAGCCGGCCTCCATCGGAGCCCTGCCGCTGGCCGTTGCCCGAGCCGTCGGCTGCCAGGTCGCCTATCTGCCCGGACTGACGATGCGGCGGATCGCCGACCTCTATCCGGGCGAAGCCAAGACCGATGCCCGCGACGCGTTCATCATCGCCGACGCCGCCAGGGCGATGCCGCACACGCTTCGCTCCATCGAGCTGGACGACGAGACCGTCGCCGAGCTGGAGATGCTCGTCGGGTTCGACGACGACCTGGTCGCTGAGGCCAACCGGCTCTCCAACCGGCTCCGCGGCCTGTTCACGCAGGTCCACCCGCACCTGGAGCGGGTGCTCGGCCCGCGCATGCAGCACCCGGCCGTCCTGGTCCTGCTGGAGAGGTTGGGCTCGCCCGCCCAGATCCGCCAGACCGGACGCCGCAAGGTCACCCACCTGCTGCGGCCCAAGGCTCCGCGGATGGCGGCCCGTCTGACCGAGGACGTCTTCACCGCGCTCGACGAACAGACCGTCGTCGTCCCGGGCACCGAGGCGGCCGCACTGATCGTTCCCAGCCTCGCCCGGTCCCTGACCGCCGTGCTCGACCAGCGCCGTCTGCTGGAGAAACGACTCGACGAGCTGCTGGAGACACACCCTCTTTCCCAGGTCCTGACGTCGATGCCCGGCGTCGGCGTCAGGACCGCGGCCCGCCTCCTCATCGACGTCGGCGACGGCACCAGGTTCCCCTCAGCCGCCCACCTCGCCGCCTATGCGGGACTCGCGCCGACGACCCGCAGCTCGGGCTCCTCGATCCGCGGCGAACAGCAGTCCAGGAGAGGGAACAAGCAGCTCAAGCGGGCTTTCTTCCTCTCCGCGTTCGCCGCCCTGTCCGATCCCGCCTCCCGCACCTACTACGACAAGAAGATCAAGGAAGGCAAGCATCACACCCAGGCCCTCCTCTGCCTCGCCCGACGCCGAGCCGACGTGCTCTTCGCGATGCTCCGCGACGGGACCTTCTACCAACCACCAACCCCCGTTGCCCCTTGA